Proteins encoded in a region of the Raphanus sativus cultivar WK10039 chromosome 8, ASM80110v3, whole genome shotgun sequence genome:
- the LOC108821684 gene encoding uncharacterized protein LOC108821684, translating to MKDLSNIQKSISRKFQSLFYCLSSLISIMNSMFSAFDALFAELMVGKNLLASSFNATTTNKPAATQKQAQENEKTSNISLGQKTPRFALELDGLHCFETIVRS from the coding sequence ATGAAAGATCTTTCAAACATTCAAAAATCTATCTCCAGAAAATTTCAAAGTCTCTTCTATTGTTTATCATCTTTGATCTCAATCATGAATTCCATGTTCAGTGCCTTTGACGCTCTCTTCGCTGAGCTTATGGTGGGAAAGAACCTTCTGGCTTCTTCGTTTAATGCTACCACCACCAACAAACCTGCCGCAACGCAAAAGCAAGCGCAGGAGAATGAAAAAACAAGTAACATTAGTTTGGGGCAGAAGACTCCGAGGTTTGCTCTGGAGCTCGACGGTCTTCACTGCTTTGAGACAATAGTCCGTTCttga